ttatatttataattagcTATTCAATATAAGAGAATGGCCCACCGATTTCGTACAATATCCCCTCCAAAAAGCCAAACAGTTATACCGGAAGAACTCAAGAAATCTGCTTTATATGAAGAAATACCACTTGAAAGACTTCAACCAATTTTCACCATAAGCTCAAATGAACTTCCTGACATAAGTTATTCATCTGATGCGTCTCAAACAACCATTCCATCATATACaggcatttttaaatttattttattaattctattgttatttaattttttttgcctttttttaatttttatttgatatttgaaaTATCACAGCAAATTTTTGCATGTCATTTTAAACATGccgagtttttttatttaaataaacaggACCGACGAGACGGGTTTCGATGTGGAGGGGTACAAtcgtcaattttttaaaaaaagtcttctatatttaaaattttctttaataaaaaaaaaagaaaaggtcctttaaaaaaagtgtgtgagggggagggggagggcaCGTATCCCTGGTCCCGTCGTGTCGTCGCCTTTCATAAGtgaacaacaaaaaatacagaaaaactttttaattagatttatttatttcatggtgtttttaaatcttagtttgttaataaaattacacCCCGATCATactgatgataaaaaaaatttattttaaacgtgtttttttgtttttaatgttattaactgtataaaacagtaaaaagcAACATGGtgaaattgttatatatttacacaagttttttatattgacataaaaatttgcagaatttttttatggttgtttCATACAGcttttacaataacattttaatacgcttttaaaataaaacatgttttattggCCGTATGAACGGGGTATAAGTAAATACTttaagtagtattttttttaggtgcatttaaaatacaaaatacaactACATCTTACTCTAGTATTCCCTTAATTACTGATGCAGAAAGAAATATATCTGTGTTTCTCCCAACAATCTCTATAACTCCTAGAGCCCAGATTGCTCTTGGTAGTTGCTCTAGCATTtcagaaaatgaagaaaacgaAGTCCAAAATAAAGAGAGAACTACAATTTATCAAGAAAGTTCATGTCAAGAAAAGTATTGCTCGTATAATAATAATGTATCAGTCTTTATCACTGCCTGGAACATTCTTCCAACACTTCAAGGAAGTTCTGTGTTTACTATGCCGTATGCAGTTGCAATCGGAGGATACGCAGTTTTAGCAgctattattttaataagttacttGGCAAATATTACTGCAATAATGTTAATTGATTGCTTTTATGAATTCACACCACAGTGTGGTGCAAAAAAACGTGTTCGTAAGTCCTATGCCGATGTCATGAAAGCGGTGTGGGGCGAGAATGGCGCAAAAATATTAACTGGAATACTTGTTTTTCATATGTTTACCGAAAGTGTGACAAGTATGctattattagaaaaaagtgcatttgttttgttaaaaccCTATACAAATGTATCTTTTATTATACTGACATGCATTTTTTCCGTTTTGATCTATCCGactctttttgtttcaaaaCTAACCATACTTGCATACTTCAGCATGACATCAGCATTTGCCATCATTATTGGAACAATTACTCTTATATTTGTCTGTATTCAGCAGAGCAACAAATGGATTCCGCATTTTCGTCAACTACCGTTTATAACTCTAAACAATTTTCCTTTAGCTATCAGTATTGTCGTGTTTTCGTGCGCTTCTCATATAGTAATTCCACAAGTTGAGGGTAGTATgcgagataaaaaaaagtttccacgGCTGCTATATATTTTGTATGGAGTTTCaagtattattaaagtttttgttggaATGACTGGTGCTATAACATTTGGATCTGACACAGATAGCATTTTAACTATAGACGTGGGTAAAGTTAATCGAAACGCAAGCTTTCTTTGCGGTGTTTCATTATCACTATACGCTTTGTTCAACTATCCTTTGTGTATGTTTTCCGTTTGTGATTACGTAGATAGTTTTGtagaaaatactaaaataagCAACGACAATAAACTGTTTTACCTTTGGTTAGCTTTTACACGTTTGTTTCTTGTTTCATCTAGCGTTTCAATTGGATTATTGGTACCTTATTTTGGAATAATACTTGCAATTAAAGGGTGTCTGATCGGAACTTGTCTTATATTTGTCTTTCCGTGTTATTTCTACATGAAGTTAAAATGGAAcgaattaacaatatttaataaaataaaaggaataacAATATTGACTACTGGCACTATAATAGGGTGTTTTGGTGCGTATTACTCCATTAAGCAgcttatttataagtaaaacaGGTATTATCatgtatattttctttttaggttttaacagctacaattttatatattatatagtattgatattatataatttacagTATGTGCAAAACTGGAAACATGATAGCtaactactttaattaaataacgGTTTAAACACAAACATTTAATGAcctaaaatgaatttaaaaacataaaatgctacGTTGAGCCATCATCGAAACGATTGGTGATTTCAATTAGAATTATCGTTAATTGACATCAGCATAACCTCATATTGAAACCCAAGACGCTCTGACTTTCAAGTTATTTAAACTTTGGTAAACCATTTATTGCACACAATGGTAAACTGTAAATTTTCGTATTTGTTTACCCAACCTCATTTTAAtgttattccaattttttgagtaatgtgaatataatatcattttaagGTTGTCAAAAAGGTTTCCAGTAattctaatatttaataaagttttaattcttatgtttattgttataaatattttatcttatacttacatatataaaatatctagctatttgtataacttttaagtttttaagaatAACTAATATTAGGAAcatcttaactttttttactttatccccatcatttttattcataatatctGGGTTTGACAAAtgctaaataaaacaaaattttacttacGTTTTTTCTTTCAACGATTCTTTTTCAAGTTGCTACTTCACAAACTGACTAACGTATTGCCtcaactaacttttttattccAAAGTTATGCAGGGCCGCCCAGAGGGAGGGACAAAAGGGGCATGCGTGAGCCGGGCTCCATAATAATTGGGGACGCTAAAAGAGATAAGACGAAAAAACCTAATGtgattttaattacttaaaaattaaaaaacaattttttattgctgaggtataaaataaatttacttaggGATGCACATAAAAACtaac
This portion of the Hydra vulgaris chromosome 13, alternate assembly HydraT2T_AEP genome encodes:
- the LOC105843308 gene encoding vesicular GABA transporter isoform X2, coding for MAHRFRTISPPKSQTVIPEELKKSALYEEIPLERLQPIFTISSNELPDISYSSDASQTTIPSYTGAFKIQNTTTSYSSIPLITDAERNISVFLPTISITPRAQIALGSCSSISENEENEVQNKERTTIYQESSCQEKYCSYNNNVSVFITAWNILPTLQGSSVFTMPYAVAIGGYAVLAAIILISYLANITAIMLIDCFYEFTPQCGAKKRVRKSYADVMKAVWGENGAKILTGILVFHMFTESVTSMLLLEKSAFVLLKPYTNVSFIILTCIFSVLIYPTLFVSKLTILAYFSMTSAFAIIIGTITLIFVCIQQSNKWIPHFRQLPFITLNNFPLAISIVVFSCASHIVIPQVEGSMRDKKKFPRLLYILYGVSSIIKVFVGMTGAITFGSDTDSILTIDVGKVNRNASFLCGVSLSLYALFNYPLCMFSVCDYVDSFVENTKISNDNKLFYLWLAFTRLFLVSSSVSIGLLVPYFGIILAIKGCLIGTCLIFVFPCYFYMKLKWNELTIFNKIKGITILTTGTIIGVVNNRRRNERNRLRRDEINHLQNERNRLNQDEVNRGQNERNRLDRDNVNCRQNERNRLYRSEVNRRQNVRRSVGQE